The sequence TCCACCTTGACGCGCAATAGCAGCCAGCCGAGGAACAGCGCCATGGCGGTCAGCCACCCCATCAGCAGGTAGGCGGTGCGTGGGCGAGCATAGGCGATCACCACCCCCAACCAGCCGCACGAGGCCGATGCGAAGTAAATCAGGCCGACGGCCGCACGGGAAGGAATGCCGATCTTCACCAAGCGGTGCGAGACGTGGTCCTTACCCGGCTGGATGGGGGAAAGGCCGTGGCTCACCCGGGACACCGACACCATCAGGGCGTCGATGATCGGAACCGCCAGCACGCAGATCGGCACGAAGAAGGTCACCTGGTCGATGTTGTCGAAGCGCAGCTTCAGCCCCAGGGCAGCGAGCAGGAAGCCGAGGAAGAGGCTGCCGGCATCGCCCATGAAGATCCGGGCCGGTGGCCGGTTCCACCACAGGAACCCGAGGGCGCAGCCGGTGAGTGCCGCCCCCAGGCTGGCCACCAGAACCTGGTGGGAGAGTGCGGCCATCACGAAGAAGTAGGCGGCGGCGATGGCGACGACGCCTGAACTCAGCCCATCCATGTTGTCCTGGTAGTTCACCGCGTTGGTCACCCCGACCACCCAGCCGATGTTGAGGGGAAGATCGAGGGCGAGGTGCTTGAACGGCTGCGCCCGCACGTGGGCGGCGAACAGACCCAGGGCCACCACGATCTCGACCGGCACCTTGATCCAGCCGGGGACGACCATGAGGTCGTCGATCAGGCCCATGCCCGCCAGGACCAGCCCGCCGCCGAGGATGGCCGCCACCTGCCCGTAGGAGCCGCTGAGCGGGTGGACGATTACGCCCAGGGCCATCGACCCGACGAAGGCCAGGATGATGGCCACACCCCCGAGGTAGGGCACCGGGTCCGTGTGCACCTTGCGCGCCGCCGGCATGTCCACTATGCCCAAGCGCAGGGCCACCTTGCGGGCGACCGGGGTGGCTACCAGTGCACCGACCAGCGAGACCGCAAACGCAGCGGCGTAGTCGACGCTCACAACGCCCTAGCGGCGGTGCCGGGCGTCTTCGATCATCGAATCGACGATCTCGACCAGGGTGGTGCGGGGATCGAAGCCGATGAGCTTGCGGGCCCGGGTGGTGTCGGGCACGCGCCGGGGCATGTCCTCGAAGCCCCCCACGTAGACATCCTTATAGGGGATGAACTGGATGCCCGAGGAGGAGCCGGTGCGCTGGATCACCAACTCGGCCAGGGCACGGATGGTGATCTCCTCGTGGGAGCCGAGGTTGACCGCCAGCCCCTCCGCCTCCAAGGACCCCATGAGGGCCATGAGCGCCGGGACGATGTCCTGCACGTGGCCGAAGCACCGGGACTGGGACCCGTCGCCGTGGACCTTGAGGTCACGGCCCTCGAGGGCGGCGTCGATGAAGCGGGGCAGCACCATGCCGAACTCGGCCGACTGGCGGGGGCCGACGGTGTTGAACAGCCGGACGATCACCGTCGGCAGCCCCTTGGCCTGCCAGTAGGCATGGGCCAGGATCTCGTCCACCGCCTTGGAGGTTGAGTAGCTCCACCGCCCCACCAGGGGGGAGCCCAGCAGCCGGTCGCTGTCCTCGTGCATGGGGACGTCCGGGCTCTTGCCGTAGATCTCCGACGTGGAGGTGATGAGCACCTTCTTGCCGTACTTGTGGGCCTTGTCGAGGAGGATCTCGGAGCCCCGGATGTTGGTGACCAGCGACTCCAGGGGCCGCTCCACGATGAGCCGTACCCCCACGGCGGCCGCCAGGTGGTAGACGACGTCGGCCCGGGACACGAGGTCGTCCACCAGGTCGGCATTGAGCACCGAACCCAGGACGAACTCGAAGCGCGGGTCGCCGATGTGGCCCCGGATGTTGT comes from Actinomycetota bacterium and encodes:
- a CDS encoding MraY family glycosyltransferase, which gives rise to MSVDYAAAFAVSLVGALVATPVARKVALRLGIVDMPAARKVHTDPVPYLGGVAIILAFVGSMALGVIVHPLSGSYGQVAAILGGGLVLAGMGLIDDLMVVPGWIKVPVEIVVALGLFAAHVRAQPFKHLALDLPLNIGWVVGVTNAVNYQDNMDGLSSGVVAIAAAYFFVMAALSHQVLVASLGAALTGCALGFLWWNRPPARIFMGDAGSLFLGFLLAALGLKLRFDNIDQVTFFVPICVLAVPIIDALMVSVSRVSHGLSPIQPGKDHVSHRLVKIGIPSRAAVGLIYFASASCGWLGVVIAYARPRTAYLLMGWLTAMALFLGWLLLRVKVEYPPRAAAVQRSKKPTRA
- a CDS encoding GDP-mannose 4,6-dehydratase — translated: MRVLITGGAGFIGSHLGDAHLAAGDVVMTLDNLTTGRHDNIRGHIGDPRFEFVLGSVLNADLVDDLVSRADVVYHLAAAVGVRLIVERPLESLVTNIRGSEILLDKAHKYGKKVLITSTSEIYGKSPDVPMHEDSDRLLGSPLVGRWSYSTSKAVDEILAHAYWQAKGLPTVIVRLFNTVGPRQSAEFGMVLPRFIDAALEGRDLKVHGDGSQSRCFGHVQDIVPALMALMGSLEAEGLAVNLGSHEEITIRALAELVIQRTGSSSGIQFIPYKDVYVGGFEDMPRRVPDTTRARKLIGFDPRTTLVEIVDSMIEDARHRR